A single window of Halotalea alkalilenta DNA harbors:
- a CDS encoding polynucleotide adenylyltransferase: MSASGARATEGLEVYLVGGAVRDALLGYPFVERDWVVVGATVDEMIARGFRPVGRDFPVFLHPETHEEYALARTERKSGHGYSGFVVHASPEVTLEQDLERRDLTINAMARSADGSLVDPFGGARDLAARRLRHIGDAFAEDPLRVLRVARFLARYAHLGFHLDDRTGALLASMVAQGELAHLVPERVWKESEKALGERTPSAYFTLLERCGALAVWFPELAAAARLEDALARLDAVVAGGLEAVEDRWAALVLDLDEDEQARLAERLKLPNLPRERARLLSFSVARLAVDSNAEAMLEWCEGIDLWRRPDRLAPLLALIELAAPGLPLARLDEAARAAQAVSPRQLVAAGVKGAEIGARLREARGEAIRRSLGG; this comes from the coding sequence ATGAGTGCGAGCGGTGCGCGTGCCACCGAAGGCCTCGAGGTCTACTTGGTGGGCGGCGCGGTGCGCGATGCACTGCTCGGATATCCCTTCGTCGAGCGCGACTGGGTGGTGGTCGGTGCCACCGTCGATGAGATGATCGCTCGCGGGTTCCGTCCGGTCGGGCGCGATTTTCCGGTGTTCCTCCACCCGGAAACCCACGAGGAGTACGCGCTGGCGCGGACCGAGCGCAAATCCGGCCATGGCTACTCGGGCTTCGTCGTGCATGCCTCGCCCGAGGTGACGCTCGAGCAGGATCTCGAGCGGCGCGACCTGACCATCAACGCGATGGCACGCAGCGCCGACGGCTCTTTGGTCGACCCCTTCGGTGGCGCGCGCGACCTCGCCGCGCGCAGGCTCAGGCATATCGGAGATGCGTTCGCGGAAGATCCGCTGAGGGTGCTGAGGGTCGCGCGCTTCCTCGCCCGCTATGCCCATCTGGGGTTTCATCTCGACGATCGCACCGGCGCGCTGCTGGCCAGCATGGTGGCGCAGGGTGAGCTGGCCCACCTGGTGCCTGAGCGGGTATGGAAGGAGAGCGAGAAGGCGCTCGGTGAACGTACGCCCTCGGCCTACTTCACGCTGCTCGAACGCTGTGGCGCCTTGGCGGTGTGGTTCCCCGAACTCGCCGCTGCAGCCCGGTTGGAAGACGCGCTGGCGCGGCTTGATGCGGTGGTGGCGGGTGGCCTGGAGGCGGTCGAGGATCGCTGGGCCGCACTGGTGTTGGATCTCGATGAAGACGAGCAGGCAAGACTCGCCGAGCGGCTCAAGCTGCCCAACCTTCCCCGTGAGCGGGCGCGGTTGCTGAGCTTCAGCGTTGCTCGTCTGGCTGTCGATTCGAACGCCGAGGCGATGCTCGAGTGGTGCGAGGGAATCGATTTGTGGCGTCGCCCTGATCGGCTCGCGCCGCTGCTGGCCCTGATCGAGCTGGCCGCGCCCGGGCTGCCGCTCGCTCGGCTCGACGAGGCGGCCAGGGCGGCACAGGCGGTCTCGCCACGACAACTGGTGGCCGCAGGGGTCAAGGGGGCGGAAATCGGCGCGCGGCTGCGCGAGGCGCGAGGTGAGGCGATACGCCGCTCGCTGGGCGGTTGA
- the folB gene encoding dihydroneopterin aldolase translates to MDRILIEGLEFDAVIGVYDWEKRIHQRLRLDLELGWDIRPAAAGDDLSQTLDYAAISERITTFATKHHFELVETFAERIATLLKEDFGIDSVRLTLRKPGAVANAQSVGVRIERGEWSGR, encoded by the coding sequence ATGGATCGGATATTGATCGAAGGACTCGAGTTCGACGCGGTGATCGGCGTCTACGATTGGGAGAAGCGCATCCACCAGCGCCTGAGGCTCGATCTCGAACTCGGCTGGGACATCCGCCCCGCCGCCGCTGGCGACGACCTCTCCCAGACCCTCGACTACGCCGCGATCAGCGAACGGATCACCACCTTCGCCACCAAGCATCACTTCGAGCTGGTCGAAACCTTCGCCGAGCGGATCGCGACGCTGCTCAAGGAGGACTTCGGCATCGACAGCGTCCGCCTCACCCTGCGCAAACCCGGAGCGGTCGCCAACGCCCAGTCGGTCGGCGTACGCATCGAGCGCGGTGAGTGGAGCGGCCGATGA
- the tsaD gene encoding tRNA (adenosine(37)-N6)-threonylcarbamoyltransferase complex transferase subunit TsaD: MRVLGIETSCDETGVALYDTERGLLADALYSQVAMHADFGGVVPELASRDHVRRLLPLIEQVLDEAGIGRDGIDAIAYTAGPGLIGALMVGAATAHGLARALEVPVLGVHHMEGHLLAPMLEPSPPEFPFVALLVSGGHTQLIDVTALGDYRLLGESVDDAAGEAFDKVAKMLGLSYPGGPAVAELANRGDPTRLRFPRPMTDRPGLDFSFSGLKTHTLTALRALDAGGELDDQARADVARAFEEAVVDTLIIKCRRALEHSARSRLVAAGGVSANRRLRERLEPGLRKSVANAQVFYPRGSFCTDNGAMIAYAGALRLAAGEHDPAGPRLTARWPLESLAAPARERIS; encoded by the coding sequence ATGCGAGTGCTCGGCATCGAAACCTCGTGCGACGAGACCGGGGTGGCGCTCTACGACACCGAGCGGGGACTGCTCGCGGACGCCCTCTACAGCCAGGTCGCGATGCATGCCGACTTCGGCGGCGTGGTACCCGAGCTGGCTTCGCGCGACCATGTGCGCCGGCTGCTGCCGCTGATCGAACAGGTACTCGACGAGGCCGGCATCGGACGCGATGGCATCGACGCGATCGCCTACACTGCGGGGCCGGGACTGATCGGTGCGCTGATGGTCGGCGCCGCCACCGCCCACGGTCTCGCCCGCGCGCTCGAAGTGCCGGTGCTCGGCGTGCATCACATGGAGGGGCATCTGCTCGCGCCGATGCTCGAGCCCTCCCCTCCCGAGTTTCCCTTCGTCGCGCTGCTGGTCTCCGGTGGGCATACCCAGCTGATCGACGTCACCGCCCTGGGCGACTACCGGCTGCTCGGCGAATCGGTTGACGACGCCGCCGGCGAAGCTTTCGACAAGGTCGCCAAGATGCTCGGCCTGAGCTATCCCGGCGGCCCGGCCGTGGCTGAGCTCGCCAACCGCGGAGACCCAACGCGTCTGCGCTTCCCACGGCCGATGACCGACCGCCCCGGGCTCGATTTCAGCTTCTCCGGACTCAAGACCCACACATTGACCGCGCTGCGCGCGCTAGATGCTGGAGGGGAGCTCGACGACCAGGCACGAGCCGACGTCGCCCGCGCCTTCGAAGAGGCAGTGGTCGATACCCTGATCATCAAGTGTCGGCGCGCGCTCGAGCACAGCGCCCGCAGCCGCCTGGTCGCCGCGGGAGGGGTCAGCGCCAACCGCCGCTTGCGCGAACGCCTCGAGCCCGGCCTGCGCAAGAGCGTGGCGAACGCGCAGGTGTTCTATCCTCGCGGCAGCTTCTGCACCGACAACGGCGCGATGATCGCCTATGCTGGCGCTCTGCGCCTGGCCGCCGGCGAACACGACCCCGCAGGGCCCAGGCTCACCGCCCGCTGGCCGCTCGAGAGCCTCGCCGCCCCCGCCAGAGAACGCATCTCGTAG
- the glpE gene encoding thiosulfate sulfurtransferase GlpE yields MSFSRLDIATLASWLDESRAVTLVDIRDPMSFASGHLPGSTRLDNLNLGDFLDQADKAAALVVICYHGNSSQGAAGWLSSQGFAEVHSLDGGFTAWQAEYPDRVAS; encoded by the coding sequence ATGAGTTTTTCCCGTCTCGATATCGCTACCTTGGCAAGCTGGCTCGACGAATCCCGGGCGGTGACCCTGGTCGATATCCGCGACCCGATGAGTTTCGCATCGGGTCATTTGCCTGGCAGCACGCGGCTCGACAATCTCAATCTCGGTGATTTTCTCGACCAGGCCGACAAAGCGGCGGCGCTGGTGGTGATCTGCTATCACGGCAATTCGAGCCAGGGCGCCGCTGGCTGGCTTTCCAGCCAGGGTTTCGCCGAGGTCCACAGTCTCGATGGCGGTTTCACCGCTTGGCAGGCGGAGTATCCCGACCGAGTCGCGTCATGA
- the folK gene encoding 2-amino-4-hydroxy-6-hydroxymethyldihydropteridine diphosphokinase has product MKAEARWVLIGIGTNLERERHVCLALDALEQRFGALEVSRVFESEPVGYRGGHNFYNLVAGFESEIGVAELSAWTKALEHLTGRRPEDPKYGPRRLDLDLLCIGDLDGTFDGVELPRGEILTSAFVLRPLGESFATLRHPRVGQRFDTLWGEFDPGEQRLWPVEFSWRGRRISRPD; this is encoded by the coding sequence ATGAAGGCCGAGGCTCGCTGGGTACTGATCGGCATCGGCACCAACCTGGAGCGCGAGCGCCACGTCTGCCTCGCGTTGGACGCGCTCGAGCAGCGCTTCGGCGCGCTCGAGGTATCGAGGGTGTTCGAAAGCGAGCCGGTCGGCTATCGGGGCGGGCACAACTTCTACAACCTGGTCGCAGGATTCGAAAGCGAGATCGGCGTAGCGGAGCTTTCGGCCTGGACCAAGGCGCTCGAGCATCTTACCGGCCGCCGCCCGGAAGACCCCAAGTACGGGCCGCGCCGACTCGACCTGGACCTGCTCTGCATCGGCGACCTGGACGGTACCTTCGACGGCGTGGAGCTGCCGCGCGGTGAAATCCTCACCAGCGCCTTCGTCCTGCGCCCGCTGGGCGAGAGCTTCGCCACGCTGCGCCACCCCCGCGTTGGACAGCGATTCGACACGCTGTGGGGCGAGTTCGACCCTGGCGAACAGCGGCTCTGGCCGGTCGAGTTCAGCTGGCGCGGTCGCCGGATCTCAAGACCTGACTAG